Proteins found in one Methylobacterium sp. CB376 genomic segment:
- the thrC gene encoding threonine synthase, with the protein MLHVSTRGAAPPLTFTDALLAGLARDGGLYLPESWPSLAPETIAGLAGKPYAEAAKAVLAPLVDGEIPRAALDRMIEAAYAGFRHPAVCPLVQLDANLFLLELHHGPTLAFKDVAMQLLGRLMDHVLKARGSRATIVGATSGDTGSAAVEAFRGLDQVDVFILFPHGRVSEVQRRQMTSVDSPNVHALAVEGTFDDCQAIVKALFQHPRFAEEVRLSGVNSINWARVAAQATYYFTSAVALGAPHRPVSFAVPTGNFGDILAGWVAKRMGLPVGRLMIGTNANDILARTLATGTYEVRGVAPTTSPSMDIQVSSNFERLLFEALGREPEGLTRLMAGLKQSGRFTLPPEVLKRVRSEFDAAAVPEPEVAAEIRDTYARTGQILDPHSAIGVRAGRRLLEADPATPVVALATAHAAKFPDAVEAATGIRPALPPHLADLMTRPERFSVVANDEGAVERVIRERARILRGAAA; encoded by the coding sequence GTGCTCCATGTCTCGACGCGCGGCGCCGCCCCGCCGCTGACCTTCACCGACGCGCTCCTCGCCGGCCTCGCCCGCGACGGCGGCCTCTACCTGCCCGAGAGCTGGCCCAGCCTCGCGCCCGAGACCATCGCGGGCCTCGCGGGCAAGCCCTACGCGGAGGCCGCCAAGGCCGTGCTCGCGCCCCTCGTCGACGGCGAGATCCCGCGCGCCGCGCTCGACCGGATGATCGAGGCGGCCTATGCCGGCTTCCGGCACCCGGCCGTGTGCCCGCTCGTCCAGCTCGACGCGAACCTGTTCCTGCTCGAACTCCACCACGGCCCGACGCTCGCCTTCAAGGACGTGGCGATGCAGCTCCTCGGGCGGCTGATGGACCACGTGCTCAAGGCCCGCGGCAGCCGCGCCACCATCGTGGGCGCCACCTCGGGCGACACCGGCAGCGCCGCCGTCGAGGCCTTCCGCGGCCTCGACCAGGTCGACGTCTTCATCCTGTTCCCGCACGGCCGCGTGTCGGAGGTCCAGCGGCGCCAGATGACGAGTGTGGACTCGCCGAACGTTCACGCGCTCGCGGTCGAGGGCACCTTCGACGATTGCCAGGCGATCGTGAAGGCCCTGTTCCAGCACCCCCGCTTCGCCGAGGAGGTGCGGCTCTCGGGCGTGAACTCGATCAACTGGGCGCGGGTCGCCGCGCAGGCCACCTACTACTTCACCAGCGCGGTCGCCCTCGGGGCGCCGCACCGGCCGGTCTCCTTCGCGGTGCCGACCGGCAATTTCGGCGACATCCTGGCCGGCTGGGTCGCCAAGCGGATGGGCCTGCCGGTCGGCCGCCTGATGATCGGCACCAACGCCAACGACATCCTGGCCCGTACCCTCGCGACCGGGACCTACGAGGTGCGCGGCGTCGCCCCCACCACCTCCCCCTCGATGGACATCCAGGTCTCGTCGAATTTCGAGCGCCTGCTCTTCGAGGCCCTCGGCCGCGAGCCGGAGGGGCTGACCCGGCTGATGGCCGGCCTGAAGCAATCCGGCCGCTTCACGCTGCCGCCGGAGGTGCTGAAGCGGGTGCGGAGCGAGTTCGACGCCGCCGCGGTGCCGGAGCCGGAGGTCGCGGCCGAGATCCGCGACACCTACGCGCGCACGGGGCAGATCCTCGATCCGCACAGCGCCATCGGCGTGCGGGCGGGGCGCCGGCTGCTCGAGGCCGATCCGGCGACGCCGGTCGTGGCGCTCGCGACCGCCCACGCGGCGAAGTTCCCGGACGCGGTCGAGGCGGCGACCGGCATCCGCCCGGCGCTGCCGCCCCACCTCGCCGACCTGATGACCCGGCCCGAGCGCTTCAGCGTGGTGGCCAACGACGAGGGCGCGGTCGAGCGCGTCATCCGCGAGCGGGCGCGCATCCTGCGCGGGGCGGCGGCGTGA
- a CDS encoding SURF1 family protein: protein MRARAEPAAGAPRWRALVAPGLATLVCLAILLGLGTWQVERKAWKEGLIRQIVERAKIDPPPPPPAPGAWDPGADEFRRVRATGRFLHDKETLVHGLAPGEVPGRAQQGYYVLTPLLRDDGPPILVNRGFVPTELKNPRDRAAGQVEGPVTVTGILRASEARGMFVPAPDPARGEWFNRDVPGIVAARGLDGAAPYLIEADATPNPGGWPKGGQLRVDLPNNHLQYAFTWYGIALCLVGVFGAYAWRTLSAPA, encoded by the coding sequence ATGCGCGCGCGGGCCGAGCCTGCGGCCGGGGCGCCGCGCTGGCGCGCCCTGGTGGCGCCCGGCCTCGCCACCCTGGTCTGCCTCGCGATCCTGCTCGGGCTCGGCACCTGGCAGGTCGAGCGCAAGGCCTGGAAGGAGGGCCTGATCCGCCAGATCGTCGAGCGCGCGAAGATCGATCCCCCGCCCCCACCCCCGGCTCCCGGGGCCTGGGATCCGGGCGCCGACGAGTTCAGGCGCGTGCGCGCGACCGGCCGCTTCCTGCACGACAAGGAGACGCTGGTGCACGGGCTCGCTCCGGGCGAGGTGCCCGGGCGGGCGCAGCAGGGCTACTACGTGCTCACCCCGCTCCTGCGCGACGACGGCCCGCCGATCCTGGTCAATCGCGGCTTCGTCCCGACCGAGCTGAAGAACCCGAGGGATCGCGCGGCCGGGCAGGTCGAGGGACCGGTCACCGTGACGGGGATCCTGCGGGCGAGCGAGGCGCGCGGGATGTTCGTGCCCGCCCCCGATCCGGCGCGCGGCGAGTGGTTCAACCGCGACGTGCCGGGCATCGTCGCCGCCCGCGGGCTCGACGGGGCCGCGCCCTACCTGATCGAGGCCGACGCGACGCCCAATCCGGGCGGCTGGCCGAAGGGCGGGCAGCTGCGGGTCGACCTGCCCAACAACCACCTGCAATACGCGTTCACGTGGTACGGCATCGCGCTCTGCCTCGTGGGCGTGTTCGGGGCCTATGCGTGGAGGACGCTGTCGGCGCCGGCCTGA
- a CDS encoding DUF983 domain-containing protein produces the protein MDDIRTIPSPATAGLRGRCPRCGEGHLFKGFLSFRPSCEVCGLDFKFIDSADGPAFFVMSIVGLVVVALAMWVEFAYEPPLWLHAVLWVPLSVVLSLILVRPLKGLMAALQFSNRAEQGRFR, from the coding sequence GTGGACGACATCCGCACCATTCCATCCCCGGCGACGGCGGGACTGCGCGGCCGCTGCCCGCGCTGCGGCGAGGGCCACCTGTTCAAGGGGTTCCTGAGCTTCCGGCCGTCCTGCGAGGTCTGCGGCCTCGACTTCAAGTTCATCGACTCGGCCGACGGCCCGGCCTTCTTCGTGATGTCGATCGTCGGCCTCGTGGTGGTGGCCCTCGCGATGTGGGTCGAGTTCGCCTACGAGCCGCCGCTCTGGCTGCACGCCGTGCTCTGGGTCCCGCTCTCGGTCGTCCTGAGCCTGATCCTGGTGCGCCCCCTGAAGGGCCTGATGGCGGCGCTGCAATTCTCCAACCGGGCCGAGCAGGGACGCTTCCGCTGA
- a CDS encoding cytochrome c oxidase subunit 3: protein MAEAHAKHHDYHLVNPSPWPLVGSASAFLMVFGAVFWMKSLTLAKLAIGPYFFFAGVIGVLYTMLSWWRDVVHEAETGDHTRVVQLHHRYGMMMFIASEVMFFVAWFWAYFDAALYAAEPIQASRLEFTGGHWPPKGVEAFDPWHLPLLNTLILLTSGTTVTWAHHALLNDDRKGLKYGLWLTIALGVLFSCVQAYEYAHAHFGFSGSIYSATFFMATGFHGAHVIIGTIFLAVCLYRAYLGQFSPRQHLGFEFAAWYWHFVDVVWLFLFAAIYVWGSGFGHAAGH, encoded by the coding sequence ATGGCCGAGGCGCACGCGAAGCACCACGACTACCACCTCGTCAATCCGAGTCCCTGGCCGCTCGTCGGCTCGGCCAGCGCCTTCCTGATGGTGTTCGGCGCGGTCTTCTGGATGAAGAGCCTGACCCTCGCGAAGCTCGCGATCGGGCCGTACTTCTTCTTCGCCGGCGTGATCGGCGTCCTCTACACCATGCTGAGCTGGTGGCGGGACGTGGTGCACGAGGCCGAGACCGGCGACCACACCCGCGTGGTGCAGCTGCACCACCGCTACGGGATGATGATGTTCATCGCCTCCGAGGTGATGTTCTTCGTGGCGTGGTTCTGGGCCTATTTCGACGCGGCGCTTTACGCGGCCGAGCCGATCCAGGCCTCGCGGCTCGAATTCACCGGCGGCCACTGGCCCCCGAAGGGCGTCGAGGCCTTCGATCCCTGGCACCTGCCGCTCCTCAACACCCTGATCCTGCTCACCTCCGGCACCACGGTGACCTGGGCGCACCACGCGCTCCTCAACGACGACCGCAAGGGCCTGAAGTACGGCCTGTGGCTGACCATCGCGCTCGGCGTGCTGTTCAGCTGCGTCCAGGCCTACGAGTACGCGCACGCCCATTTCGGCTTCTCGGGCAGCATCTACTCGGCGACCTTCTTCATGGCGACCGGCTTCCACGGCGCTCACGTCATCATCGGCACGATCTTCCTCGCGGTCTGCCTCTACCGCGCCTATCTCGGCCAGTTCTCGCCGCGCCAGCATCTCGGCTTCGAGTTCGCCGCCTGGTACTGGCACTTCGTCGACGTGGTGTGGCTGTTCCTGTTCGCGGCGATCTACGTCTGGGGCTCGGGCTTCGGCCACGCCGCCGGGCACTGA
- a CDS encoding cytochrome c oxidase assembly protein, whose protein sequence is MTAHRSSPAQAGTPARAGIRTTLIACIGTVVGMTALAFASVPLYDLFCKTTGYDGTPLVGRAPSAPASDEVMTVHFDTNVSPSLPWRFEAEAPRVEAKLGATQTVFFRVTNTASLPTTGVATFNVQPGLMGGYFVKIQCFCFNEQTLKPGETIDVPVVFYVDPAVRTDPNTRDYAEMTLSYTYFPSKNGQPTAALATTSAGEPRPN, encoded by the coding sequence ATGACCGCACACCGTTCCAGCCCCGCGCAGGCGGGCACGCCCGCCCGGGCGGGGATCCGCACCACCCTGATCGCCTGCATCGGCACCGTGGTCGGGATGACGGCGCTCGCCTTCGCGTCGGTGCCGCTCTACGACCTGTTCTGCAAGACGACGGGCTACGACGGCACGCCGCTGGTCGGCCGCGCGCCCTCGGCCCCCGCCTCCGACGAGGTCATGACCGTCCACTTCGATACCAACGTCTCGCCGAGCCTGCCCTGGCGCTTCGAGGCCGAGGCGCCGCGCGTCGAGGCCAAGCTCGGCGCCACCCAGACGGTCTTCTTCCGGGTCACCAACACGGCGAGCCTGCCGACCACCGGGGTGGCCACCTTCAACGTCCAGCCCGGCCTGATGGGCGGCTACTTCGTGAAGATCCAGTGCTTCTGCTTCAACGAGCAGACCCTGAAGCCGGGCGAGACCATCGACGTGCCGGTGGTGTTCTACGTCGACCCGGCGGTGCGGACGGACCCGAACACCCGCGATTACGCGGAGATGACCCTGTCCTACACGTACTTCCCGTCGAAGAACGGCCAGCCCACGGCCGCGCTTGCGACAACGAGCGCGGGCGAACCGCGCCCGAATTGA
- a CDS encoding heme o synthase — protein sequence MTSLTNSLNPARSLAPASNGDVADFFALLKPRVMALVIFTALVGMTVTKSHVNPVIAAVSLLMIAVGAGASGCLNMWWDADVDAVMSRTRTRPIPAGKIRPDEALAFGMTLSVGSVLMLGLAANWLAAGLLAFTIAFYAVIYSMWLKRATAQNIVIGGAAGALPPMIGQAVVTGTVGIEGLVLFLIIFVWTPPHFWALALVKSGDYAKAGIPMMPNVAGPDSTRRQIVAYTLLLAPLGLAPVALGFGGLIYGLVALLGGLAMLALSLQVYHRREGEGADKAAMGLFGFSILYLFLLFSALLAEQGLGLFRPVSQLFG from the coding sequence ATGACGAGTCTGACGAACAGCCTGAATCCCGCCCGGAGCCTCGCGCCGGCCTCGAACGGCGACGTCGCGGATTTCTTCGCCCTGCTGAAGCCGCGGGTGATGGCGCTCGTGATCTTCACCGCGCTCGTCGGGATGACGGTGACGAAGAGCCACGTGAACCCGGTCATCGCCGCGGTCTCGCTCCTGATGATCGCGGTCGGCGCGGGCGCTTCGGGCTGCCTCAACATGTGGTGGGACGCGGACGTGGACGCGGTCATGTCCCGCACCCGGACGCGGCCGATCCCGGCGGGCAAGATCCGCCCCGACGAGGCCCTGGCCTTCGGGATGACGCTCTCGGTCGGCTCGGTGCTGATGCTCGGGCTCGCCGCCAACTGGCTCGCGGCCGGGCTCCTCGCCTTCACCATCGCCTTCTACGCCGTGATCTACTCGATGTGGCTGAAGCGGGCGACGGCGCAGAACATCGTGATCGGCGGCGCCGCCGGCGCCCTGCCGCCGATGATCGGCCAGGCGGTCGTCACCGGCACGGTCGGGATCGAGGGCCTCGTCCTGTTCCTGATCATCTTCGTCTGGACGCCGCCGCATTTCTGGGCGCTGGCCCTGGTCAAGTCTGGCGACTACGCCAAGGCCGGCATCCCGATGATGCCGAACGTGGCCGGCCCCGACTCGACCCGCCGCCAGATCGTCGCCTACACGCTGCTGCTCGCGCCGCTCGGCCTCGCCCCGGTGGCGCTCGGATTCGGCGGCCTGATCTACGGCCTCGTGGCGCTGCTCGGCGGCCTCGCGATGCTGGCGCTCAGCCTGCAGGTCTACCACCGCCGCGAGGGCGAGGGCGCCGACAAGGCCGCGATGGGCCTGTTCGGCTTCTCGATCCTCTACCTGTTCCTCCTGTTCTCGGCGCTGCTCGCCGAGCAGGGCCTCGGCCTGTTCCGGCCGGTCTCGCAGCTGTTCGGATGA
- the ctaD gene encoding cytochrome c oxidase subunit I — protein sequence MATAASAGHAEAHEHTPPFFQRWFNSTNHKDIGTLYLLFAFSAGIVGAFLSFGIRMEMEQPGLQYFSNPQTYNVFVTGHGLIMVFFMVMPALIGGFGNWFVPLMIGAPDMAFPRMNNISFWLTVAGFLSLVCSLFVEGAPGAVGAGTGWTVYPPLSTDGHPGPAVDFGIFALHLSGAGSILGAINFITTILNMRAPGMTLHKMPLFAWSMLVTAFLLLLSLPVLAGAITMLLTDRNFGTTFFSPQGGGDPILYQHLFWFFGHPEVYIMILPAFGIVSHIISTFSRKPVFGYLAMAYAMVAIGVVGFVVWAHHMYTVGLTLQTQSYFVFATMVIAVPTGVKIFSWIATMWGGSIRFTAAMHWAVGFVFLFTVGGVTGVILANAAVDRYLHDTYYVVAHFHYVLSLGAVFIIFAGVYYWFPKMTGRMIPEWAGKLHFWLAFIGANVLFFPMHFLGLAGMPRRYADYPDAFAGWHYVATMGGHIFALGMVVFVIGVVLAFRSKERAADNPWGEGATTLEWTLSSPPPFHQYETLPVIVDEPSHAH from the coding sequence ATGGCAACCGCCGCATCGGCCGGGCACGCTGAGGCCCACGAACACACCCCACCCTTCTTCCAGCGCTGGTTCAACTCCACGAACCACAAGGACATCGGCACGCTCTACCTGCTCTTCGCCTTCTCGGCGGGCATCGTGGGCGCCTTCCTGTCCTTCGGCATCCGCATGGAGATGGAGCAGCCCGGGCTGCAGTACTTCTCCAACCCGCAGACCTACAACGTCTTCGTGACCGGCCACGGCCTCATCATGGTGTTCTTCATGGTGATGCCGGCGCTGATCGGCGGCTTCGGCAACTGGTTCGTGCCGCTGATGATCGGGGCGCCCGACATGGCGTTCCCGCGCATGAACAACATCTCGTTCTGGCTGACGGTGGCGGGCTTCCTGAGCCTGGTCTGCTCGCTCTTCGTCGAGGGCGCCCCGGGCGCGGTCGGCGCCGGCACCGGCTGGACCGTCTACCCGCCGCTCTCCACCGACGGCCATCCCGGCCCGGCGGTCGATTTCGGCATCTTCGCCCTGCACCTCTCGGGCGCGGGCTCGATCCTCGGCGCCATCAACTTCATCACCACCATCCTGAACATGCGCGCGCCGGGCATGACCCTGCACAAGATGCCGCTGTTCGCGTGGTCGATGCTGGTCACGGCCTTCCTGCTGCTGCTGTCGCTGCCGGTGCTGGCCGGCGCGATCACCATGCTGCTCACCGACCGCAACTTCGGCACCACGTTCTTCAGCCCGCAGGGCGGCGGCGACCCGATCCTCTACCAGCACCTGTTCTGGTTCTTCGGCCACCCCGAAGTCTACATCATGATCCTGCCGGCCTTCGGCATCGTCTCGCACATCATCTCGACCTTCTCGCGCAAGCCGGTCTTCGGCTACCTCGCGATGGCCTACGCGATGGTGGCGATCGGCGTGGTCGGCTTCGTGGTCTGGGCCCACCACATGTACACGGTCGGCCTGACGCTGCAGACGCAATCCTACTTCGTCTTCGCCACCATGGTCATCGCGGTGCCCACGGGCGTGAAGATCTTCTCCTGGATCGCCACGATGTGGGGCGGCTCGATCCGCTTCACCGCCGCCATGCACTGGGCCGTCGGCTTCGTCTTCCTGTTCACGGTCGGCGGCGTCACCGGCGTGATCCTGGCCAACGCCGCGGTCGACCGCTACCTGCACGACACGTACTACGTCGTGGCCCACTTCCACTACGTGCTGTCGCTCGGCGCGGTCTTCATCATCTTCGCGGGCGTCTATTACTGGTTCCCGAAGATGACCGGCCGCATGATCCCCGAGTGGGCGGGCAAGCTGCACTTCTGGCTCGCCTTCATCGGCGCCAACGTGCTGTTCTTCCCGATGCACTTCCTGGGCCTGGCCGGCATGCCGCGGCGCTACGCGGATTACCCGGACGCCTTCGCGGGCTGGCACTACGTCGCGACGATGGGCGGCCACATCTTCGCCCTCGGCATGGTGGTCTTCGTCATCGGCGTGGTCCTGGCCTTCCGCTCGAAGGAGCGGGCGGCGGACAATCCCTGGGGCGAGGGCGCCACGACGCTGGAATGGACCCTGTCCTCTCCTCCGCCGTTCCACCAGTACGAGACCCTGCCGGTGATCGTCGACGAACCGTCGCACGCTCACTGA
- the coxB gene encoding cytochrome c oxidase subunit II: MGMARAQHRRFGRAILGGAAALAAFLTGTAAFAAGTGQPEPWQMDLQKPVTQVATEIYNFHHLLNVIMLAIVLLVLALLLVVIFRFNERKQPVPSRTTHNTMLEVAWTIVPVLILVAIAIPSFRVLRTQLSDPKADLMVKVVGHAWYWSYEYPKEVGGFGFDANLLEGEDQEKSGQPKLLATDNIMVVPVNKIVKIQVTAADVMHSWAMPSFGFKIDAIPGRLNQFWFKAEREGTYHGQCSELCGQRHAFMPITVRVVSDEAFQAWLTEAKTKYARLDAGAKFASAR; this comes from the coding sequence ATGGGGATGGCGAGGGCGCAGCATCGGCGGTTCGGCCGAGCAATTCTGGGAGGCGCCGCGGCACTGGCGGCTTTCCTCACCGGCACAGCCGCCTTCGCGGCCGGCACCGGTCAGCCCGAGCCGTGGCAGATGGATCTGCAGAAACCCGTCACCCAGGTGGCGACCGAGATCTACAACTTCCACCACCTGCTGAACGTCATCATGCTGGCCATCGTGCTGCTGGTGCTGGCGCTGCTCCTGGTGGTGATCTTCCGCTTCAACGAGCGCAAGCAGCCGGTCCCGTCCCGCACCACCCACAACACGATGCTGGAGGTGGCCTGGACGATCGTGCCGGTGCTGATCCTGGTGGCGATCGCGATCCCGTCCTTCCGGGTGCTGCGCACGCAGCTCTCCGACCCGAAGGCCGACCTGATGGTCAAGGTCGTCGGCCACGCCTGGTACTGGTCCTACGAGTACCCGAAGGAGGTCGGCGGCTTCGGCTTCGACGCCAACCTGCTGGAGGGCGAGGACCAGGAGAAGTCCGGCCAGCCCAAGCTGCTCGCCACCGACAACATCATGGTCGTCCCGGTCAACAAGATCGTGAAGATCCAGGTCACCGCCGCGGACGTGATGCATTCCTGGGCGATGCCGTCCTTCGGCTTCAAGATCGATGCGATCCCGGGCCGCCTGAACCAGTTCTGGTTCAAGGCGGAGCGGGAGGGCACCTATCACGGCCAGTGCTCCGAATTGTGCGGCCAGCGCCACGCCTTCATGCCCATCACCGTGCGGGTGGTGAGCGACGAGGCCTTCCAGGCCTGGCTCACCGAGGCGAAGACCAAGTACGCCCGCCTCGACGCCGGCGCCAAGTTCGCCTCGGCCCGCTGA
- a CDS encoding LysR family transcriptional regulator, with the protein MIDRLEFILALAREQHFGRAAQACGVSQQTLSAGVKQLEERLGVMLVQRGSRFQGFTPEGERVLDWARRIVGDARAMRQEVAALRRGLSGTLRMAAVPTATPIVAALTTPFRARHPAVRFSVQSATSHEIVRQIANLELDAGLTYLENEPLGRVATVPLYREQYRLLTAAEGIYGGRDEVTWAEVAHIPLCLLTPNMQNRRIIDRQLRAVGAEPAPILESNSMIVLVTHVRTAKWASIMPAALAETFKLTERVRAVPITEPDIRHTIGLVVPDRDPMTPLVAAFLAEARALAPQLGRELAGG; encoded by the coding sequence ATGATCGACCGGCTGGAATTCATCCTGGCGCTCGCCCGCGAGCAGCATTTCGGGCGCGCCGCCCAGGCCTGCGGCGTGTCGCAGCAGACCCTCTCGGCCGGGGTGAAGCAGCTGGAGGAGCGGCTCGGGGTGATGCTCGTGCAGCGCGGCTCGCGCTTCCAGGGCTTCACCCCGGAGGGCGAGCGCGTGCTCGACTGGGCGCGGCGGATCGTCGGGGACGCCCGCGCCATGCGCCAGGAGGTGGCGGCCCTGCGCCGCGGCCTCTCCGGCACCCTGCGCATGGCGGCGGTGCCGACCGCGACGCCGATCGTCGCCGCCCTGACGACGCCCTTCCGGGCCCGCCACCCGGCCGTGCGCTTCAGCGTGCAATCGGCCACCTCGCACGAGATCGTGCGCCAGATCGCCAATCTCGAACTCGATGCCGGGCTCACCTACCTGGAGAACGAGCCGCTCGGGCGGGTCGCGACGGTGCCGCTCTACCGCGAGCAGTACCGGCTGCTCACCGCGGCGGAGGGCATCTACGGCGGGCGCGACGAGGTCACCTGGGCCGAGGTCGCCCATATCCCGCTCTGCCTCCTCACCCCCAACATGCAGAACCGCCGCATCATCGACCGGCAATTGCGCGCCGTGGGGGCGGAGCCGGCCCCGATCCTCGAATCCAACTCGATGATCGTGCTCGTCACCCACGTGCGGACGGCGAAGTGGGCGAGCATCATGCCGGCGGCCCTGGCCGAGACCTTCAAGCTCACCGAGCGGGTGCGGGCGGTGCCGATCACGGAGCCCGACATCCGCCACACGATCGGCCTCGTCGTGCCCGACCGCGACCCGATGACGCCGCTGGTGGCGGCCTTCCTGGCCGAGGCGCGGGCCCTGGCGCCCCAGCTCGGGCGCGAGCTGGCCGGCGGGTGA
- a CDS encoding GFA family protein, translating into MLTGGCLCGRVRYAADAPAFHETLCHCASCRRAVGAAPVAWFSVARAALRFTGEAPSRYASSPGVVRGFCATCGTSLTYEAEAHAEEIDVTIASLDDPDAAPPRDHTQAAGRPRWTVLADGLPAYPGRRPGR; encoded by the coding sequence ATGCTGACGGGCGGATGTCTGTGCGGCCGGGTGCGCTACGCGGCCGACGCGCCGGCCTTCCACGAGACCCTGTGCCACTGCGCCTCCTGCCGCCGGGCGGTGGGGGCCGCGCCGGTGGCGTGGTTCAGCGTGGCGCGGGCCGCGCTCCGGTTCACCGGGGAGGCCCCCTCCCGCTACGCGTCGAGCCCCGGCGTGGTCCGGGGCTTCTGCGCCACCTGCGGGACCTCGCTGACCTACGAGGCCGAGGCCCACGCGGAGGAGATCGACGTGACGATCGCGAGCCTCGACGACCCGGACGCCGCGCCGCCCCGCGACCACACGCAGGCGGCCGGGCGGCCGCGCTGGACGGTGCTGGCGGACGGGCTGCCGGCTTACCCGGGCCGTCGGCCGGGGCGGTGA
- a CDS encoding formate dehydrogenase subunit gamma — MPGHEPWDAARAAGIIAEHAQLEGATLPILHALQERFGYVDQGAVALIADALNLSKAEVHGCITFYHDFRAEPAGRRVVKLCRAEACQAVGADALHAEILGRYGVGWHGTTADGAVTIEPVFCLGLCACGPAALVDGAPVARLDAEGLAAALTEEAA, encoded by the coding sequence ATGCCGGGACACGAGCCCTGGGATGCCGCGCGCGCGGCCGGGATCATCGCCGAACACGCCCAGCTGGAAGGGGCCACGCTGCCGATCCTGCACGCCCTGCAGGAGAGGTTCGGCTACGTGGACCAGGGCGCGGTGGCGCTGATCGCCGACGCGCTGAACCTCTCGAAGGCCGAGGTTCACGGCTGCATCACCTTCTACCACGATTTCCGGGCGGAGCCGGCCGGGCGCCGGGTGGTCAAGCTGTGCCGCGCCGAGGCCTGCCAGGCGGTCGGCGCCGACGCGCTGCACGCGGAGATCCTGGGCCGCTACGGCGTCGGCTGGCACGGCACCACGGCGGACGGCGCGGTCACGATCGAGCCGGTCTTCTGCCTCGGCCTCTGCGCCTGCGGTCCGGCCGCCCTCGTGGACGGCGCGCCGGTGGCCCGCCTCGACGCCGAGGGCCTCGCGGCCGCCCTGACGGAGGAGGCCGCGTGA